The genomic interval AGAATCATCATTATCCGAACAAAACTCTTCTTCTTCTAGTTCAGATAGTGAAAGCGGGAGTGGTGAGCAAAATACAGTAAATGAGACAAGTCAAAAAGAAGAGGGCATAGCAGAAATATCAGATTCACAACCTGACGGCGATTGCCTGTTCGATCCATCGTTACCTAAATGTGCTCCAGATGAGAACGGCAATTGTCCTGAAGGTTTTGCTAGGAATGGAGATGATCAGTGTTTTCCTCGTCATGATAGGTGTCCAGAAGAATACCACAGTCACGAGGATGATGAAAGTGGAAGGTGCATACCAGACGATGTTCCTTGTGACCCTGGATATATCATGAATCCTGATTATCCTTCGTGTGAAAACAAAGATCGAGTGTGTCAAGAATATCCAGAATTAGATGATTGCAAGAGAGACGATGATAATGGCTCAACCAATCTAGCCTATAGGTCTGGGTATAATCATGGTTGTTCAGATGCACAAATCCCTGATCCTGATAATAGATACATAAACCAACTAGGTAAGGGAGCTAATTATCATACATCTGAATTCATGCGGGGCTATAATGATGGATTTGAAAGATGTTTAGATGATAACACTTCATCTCCTCCGTCTTCAAACTCAAAAGGAACTTTTAAGGTCATTGTCATAGTTACAAATCATTTGCTGCACGATTTATCAGGCGGAATTACAGTCAGCGTTGATCATAGCCCAGAAAATATCGTAAGATCCTCTTACGGAATTTATTTCCCTGGAGGAGAAACAGTATCCAAGACATTTACATTCAAGTCAAGCGATGTACCAGTGGGGACTGAATTTGAAGTAAATTTAGACTATGGAGATGATCATAATCAATATAAGCTTGGTGAAAACAGTCCCGAAAAAAGACCTGAAATAGTTCAATTTGTAATACAATGAGTATTTGATTGATTGGAAAGTGTACATTACTACTACTTCTTTTATCTCCAAATTAGTTATAGTACTACGTACGTATATTTTATCAAAAATGATGATCGAATATCTTTTCTCATAATGGACTAAAAATCCCAAATTCTAAAAATAGAGTCGGCGCTTTGAAATGATTTACTAATATCTTCAGGACTTGTGAACCAGCTAATTATTGCTTGGAGATAAAGTCTATAGCAATAGATTTATCATAATTCTGTATGTTTAATCTGTTTACCAATTTTTCCATCTTAGAATCATTGTCTAATACTTTTTCGTCTTTGATAGCAACATACTGCTTATCGTATTTCTGCTTAAGGTATTCATAATGTGAACCTATCCACCGAAAGTTTTGTGCCAATTTCTCCAATTTATCTAGATCGGATTTGGCAAAATCATCTAGATTTTCCATTAAACCAATAATAGGTCTTTAAGACTATATATTTTGTAGTACAATTTTCGATTCATAGTATGTAGGCGAGACAGATTAACAAGTAGGGGTCACATTTACTAGCTGGAATTAATATAGACAATTAATTACGTCAGCTATCTACTCTAGTTTAGTTGGCCGTTCAAAGCTTTGTTGAAATACCATTCATTTTAGAACGCCAAAATCTGATCTTCCGAAAATATAACCCATGCTAATGAGTGAGCATCTTGTAATCGTCTATGAATTCTTTTAATGTCTTTAGTTTAAATGGTTTTTCTAAAACCTTGTCTATATGTGCGTCCCCATACTCTTTACTATTTTTGACTCTGTCGTCTATATCATATCCAGTAATTAGAAATATCTTCAAGCCCCTGTTTAACTTTCTGATTTTGCAGGCAAGTTCAATTCCAGACATCCCAGTCATTCGTACATCTGTAACGACGACTGCAAATTTGCTGATGTTTTGTGTGTAATAGTCAAAGGCTAAGGAGGGGTTAGTAAAGGAGACAACTTTAAAGCCTGACCCTTTAAGGTATTGTTTATAAATTCTGCATAATTCAGGTTCATCTTCAACAATGAGAATTGAAGGCGGATGATTATAGGTCATACGGAACAGTGCCCTTCTATAACGACGATAATGTATTTAATCATTACTTTGATTCAGCAAGTCAGAATCCGTGGATTGGTAAACCAACCTCTTAATATTTTACTAACATTGGTTATTTATTTATCTAATTAGTTTTTTGAAGATAAAAAGAGAGAATACTATCTAGACTCTTTAGTGAAAAGGGTTTCATGATAACTCGGTCGAATAATGTCGCAACCTCTTTATTTTCTATCAAGTCGCGTATAGGATAGGCGGTTATCATAATTATAATTATAGCATTTCCTCTCAACCTTCTGACTTCTTTTGCAAATTCAATACCATTCATACTTTCCATTTTAAAGTCGGTAAGTACCAGCGAATACAAGTTAATGTTTGCTTTAAAATTCTCCAATGCTTCATTAGAATTGCAAAAAGTAACTACGTTTAGTCCCTTTCTTTTTAGGAACGTAGTAAAGATCACTGATTGCTCTGGATTATCCTCTACAAGCAAGATGGACTTTTGCAAATTGTAGAATGTTAACGAAATTTTCCAATAAAAGAGTTATTTATTGAAGGGGATAAGTTATGATCATGATATAAATACTATTTCATAATATTGTCATCGATCAAATACTATCTAATGTATCTCTTCAATTAAAGGGCTTGAGAACCTAGGGCCATTCATTAAGCTCTTTTTCCGATAACAAAATTTTCGCTGTATTATTAGTATATAATTAATTTATGAGAGCCATCGAAATGAGTTATGCAAATTCTTTCCTACATTCGTTTTCAACCGTCCTACATTGTTAGAATTATCCTCAGAACATTGCCTCCTAGCAAAAGATAAAGTATGAAAGATACAACCACATTTTCTCTGAGTCTTGTTTGAACTTGAATTATTCGCTAAAAATGAACAAGTTTATATTAATTTATTAAAGTATCGGCCCCGAAATGAAGAGTAAGCATTGGTATCGAGGCCAATCATGGATTACAATTTACCTTGCAGCAAGTAAACCATAGGTCAAAAATGGTTTGCGAGTATTGGTTAGTAATTTACATACCTTAAATATCTATACATCTAAAAAATAGCGAAAAAGTAATAAAAGTTTCTTTATCCTAACAATATTAGTCCAAGTTAAGCGAGTATAATCCTAACGGACTTACTACTAATTTATTGAATTTACTATATAATACTAGAAACAAATCTTACATATCAGTGCATTGTGTTGATATCCTATATTCAACTAAATATACTTTTGTGACAATGAATATGGGCTATGAATAAAATTAGCAATCGATCTATCGCAGTAGTTCTTTTGATTCCAATCCTGATGATGAGCGCCCTTTCAGTTGGAAGCAGCAATATCAATATTTTACAATCTGCAATGGCCCAAGCATCTGATGAAAGTAAAGATACTTTTTCTGCAACAGGTTAGACAAGACAATTACTAACCCTTCCTCCAAGTATAACTCAGGTTGACGCATCGCAAAATGAATCAGCACTTGGTCCATCCATTGGATCAGTGATTGGTGGAAACTGGAGTTTTACTGTTTCTAATGGACAGCTGCAGGACTTTAGCTGGAATGCAACATATTATACATTAGGTGGAGAAGTAGAAGGCATTTTTTCAATAGATGAAATAAGTGATGCAGGACCCCTAGATACAACTTCTAGTGATTTGATACAATTAGATGGAAATAATACTGCTTTTACCGGAAGTTCAGACATTGTAATTAATGGTGAAACAGTGTTTTCTGATGTGCCAGTAGTGTTATACATTCTAAATGGAAATATCGCTAGCTTGACTCTGAGTCATCAAGAAACAGAGGAAATATTCACTGTTCCATTGTATGGTATAGTGGCCTCCTTAACACAATAGGTTTTAAAACCTATTTATTGTCTAATCCAAGGAATCCATTTTTTTTATTCGGTTTGCTTTTGAGAACCAGTGATTGCGTCCGGGAAATAACCTAAACAATAGTTGAAAGAATTCAATTTATTACTCTTCAATGACTTTTCTGTTACATTGACTGATAAATAAATTATCATTATTTTTTGGAAGTATTATCGTATTTATAAACCACCTTAGCAGTAGGCTTTACCATGATGCAAAACCACAAAATTCTATCATTTATCTTAATATCTATTATTTTAGGAATAAGTGTACAAAGTACAACGGTAGAAGATGAAGTTATGGCAGTAGAACACGAATCTGTAATAAATTCTACATCCAGTAGTTCAAATAATGGCAATCAGGCTAACTATCTTTTTGTGCAATCTGACCTGTCTGGATCTCTTGTACCTATAAACAGTAGCAATAACTCTGAAGCTCCTGTTCATAAATTGACACTCAATAATATATCCTCCTCAACATTAGCCTTTTCAGATAGACCAGATAGAATTGTTAACATTTCTGATACAAAGTCATTTGTAGATAATTGGTATAACTCAAAAGATAGCTTCGAGATTGATCCACCCAATGCAGCCTTATCTATAAACGTAAATGGTACAGAAGAAATTTTAGCTTTAGAATTGCTTAATCCAAGCTACAGTAAGGAACAAAAGACAATACAGTATAATGTAATTAATCTAGATGACACCGGCACCACGAATATAATATTATCAAATATTGGTGAAGGAACTTCTAATAGCAATATCAATTCAAGTAAACCTATTGACTCATTTGGCACGGCTACCCTATTCATAGATTCGGGTTGCAATCCCTTAGACCCAAGAGGATGTAAATATTAATAAAGTATTATTTACAAAAGTCCTCGCACTAATTATTGATATTTTTTCAATTAGAAATGTTTAGGTTGTCTGGTACTCTAATAAATATTGGTATTCATTCAAGTAATGTTGGTCAAGCTACCTATCATATTCACAGTTATTAATTTTAGTTCAAGGCATTGGTGAGAGGTTACCATAATCAAGATATAGTAAAATAAGTAAAATGGATTTTGCTAGTTTCTATCTTGATAGCATACAATAAGTTTTCAATTCAATTCAATTATAACTTTTTTCGGTTTAATTTTTATACGGAATTTGTATTTGTATTTAGACATTTTTAGATTCGTTTCTTTAGTAATGCGTCCGATGACATTTCAAAATTAGTTGTGCAATACACAGTATCGCTGACTGTTATTGTGGTTGGTAACTTAGTAATGCAAGTTATTTAATATGATCGCTAGCACCTGTTAATTGAAAAGATTTCCACAAATGGGTTGACAATAGAAGTAAATATCATCAAAAATCGTATTACGACTATATCAATCAGTCTGTGTCTTTTATAACTTGTTATAATACTTGTTTCATATGATTGAATTAACCAAAGTCGAGAGAGAAAATAAGGTATATGTAAATGGTCAAGTGATTATTTTAGATAAAGATACTATAACAGCTTCGGATTTATTGGAGATGGCTGGTTTCTCTTCTTTAGTATATGATATTTACTTGGCCCCTGATGAAAAGAGAAAAGGAAATAAAAAGAAAGGTATTAGGCCATTAGACGAAAATAAGAAGATAAGAATAGAGACGGGAATGCAATTTAATACAATACTCAAATAACAATAGCAATGAAAATTTGAATTCTGGTATGTTACCTCGTCAGTGCTTCAATCTGAGAACAATTTAATAGCATATATTTGCAAATGAATCTTAGTCTGTTAAATACTTGTATGAATAGAGTCTTGTGACATGACTATAGATCCAGATTTTCCAAAAAATCATAAAGTTATAGGAAAGCACTCTACGTCTGACGGAGATTATTTTCATTTAGTATGGGGTCCAGGTAGATCGGATGCAGAGTCTTCTACAAATAAAGAAGTACAAGATGCATACAAGACTAGAGGAGAAGAGTATGTACCTCTGGGTGTTCATGGAACGTATGTAGCAGTAGACTGGGACTCTTGTATTTCTGACGGAGCTTGTATTGAGGCCTGTCCCGTTCAGGTATATCAATGGTATAGGTCAGAACAAGATGTTCCGGCCATTGAAATGGTAAATGCAGTAAGTGAAGGTACAGGAGACGATCATAACCGAGAAGGTAGAAAAGATTACACTGACAAACCAGATCCCATAAGAGAAAAAGCTTGCATATGGTGCATGGCCTGTGTTACTGTATGTCCTACAACATCCATCAAAGTAGATGAAGCCAATTTAACAGTTCATGAAGAGGAAGCCACAAAACTTGCTCAAGCTTAGCTCATCCTAGCCAAGTGTAATTATAAGATATTACAAAGCCCTCAGCAACAGCTACCGTTATTAGCAAATTAGATAAATGACTTGGTCGATTGTAGCAATTAATATTCATTTTTCAATATTACCAATAATTGGTTAGATGGACTAAATCCTATTAAATAAGTATCAGGTCAGTCAGATTCAAAGAAGAATAATGCTTTGATTATTTGGGTATGTTCAATCAATTAATAGATAATAGTTATCTGTAATAAAGATTCGATGAATAACTATGTCGGAAAGTGAAGTCAGTCTAAAAACTCCCTTTGCGGTACAAAGATTTACTAATATTGAGAATTTTATAATGATTGTATTTCCGAAATTAGAGTCATATCTAAAAGAACAAATAGCACGAGGAATTCAAAAGTCTAATCTAAATGGCATCGCATATACTCAATTGCAAAATAATTTCAAACTATTCATTGTCCGAAATTATTCAAAAGAGCTTGATGAATATCTCACCAATGAAACAGGTCATGTTAACAAGGAGGCTATGAAAGAAGTTCTGCTTTCAACTATCTCAATTACTTTGAATGTAACTGATGAGAAGGGTAACAAACTAATAGATAGCGACTATTTGGATGTTCTCAGAAATATTATCCAAAACCTCAAGTTATGATTTTATATCCTACCAATGGATGTAATTATTCATTCATTATAGTAATTGCGACTAAAAGTATCATATAATATTAAGGTCAACACAAACATGCCACTAAGTAGCAAAGAATGTAATATTTTTGATGAAATTAGCCATATTATTAATACTTTTATATCTATACTTTAACGTGAAAGTAATAAAAACATCAAATATACTGGCAACCACTTTTAGTCTTTTGCTGCTGACTATGATGCCAACTACAATTACTAATTATTTATCTTCCCCCCAATCCTCCTCGTTAAACTTAGTATATTCACAGGAGACTCCTGAAGCCGCACCAATGAACGATAATGATTCTAGAGTTTCTCAAAATATCACTAGTCAACAACAACAACCAATCAATACGGCTAGCCTACAATTACCAAGTCAGGAAGGTTTCAAGGTAAGAGTACTCGCTTCAAATTTTAGTGAACCGCACAATATAATTTATGGTCCAGATAATATTCTATGGATTACAGAGCGACTTGGAAAGTCAATCACTTTGGTTGATCCAAATAATGGTACTATTTTAAGTAATATGACTGTGCCTGGAGTTCACCAATCAGGTGGCCAAGATGGATTGATGGGAATGGTGCTTGATCCCAACTTTAACAATAATGGTCAACTGTATGTTGCATACACCTATGATGCTGCTAATAATTCAAGTAGTAATTCTGATAATGAGTTAGAACGCCTTACAAAGATAACTAGATTCACTTTTGATAAAACAACAAGTACAATTAACGAACCTGTGGATATTATAAGTGGACTTCAGGGAAGTATAGACCACAACTCTGGTCGTCTGGCTTTTGGGTCTGATGGTAAATTATACTACACAATAGGTGACCAAGGCAAAAATCAGTTATCTTTGTATTGTCAAGATATTGAAGCTCAAACACTTCCAACTGCAGAAGAGGTAGCCAATCAAAATTGGACTGCCTACCAAGGAAAAGTTTTGAGAATGAATCCAGATGGTTCCATTCCTGAAGATAATCCCGTAATTGAAGGTGTACAAAGCCATATCTTTACTTTTGGACATCGTAATCCTCAAGGGTTAGCTGTGGGTCCAGATGGTAATATGTATGCTGCAGAACATGGTCCAAACTCAGATGACGAGGTAAATCGTTTGCAGGCAGGAGGAAATTACGGATGGCCCTACATTGCAGGCTACCAAGATGATCAGGCTTACAGATATGTCAATTGGTCGTCAGCAGGTGAACAGTGTCCACAACTAGATTCTAGAAATGTAACTGCAGGAATTGAAGCTGGTGTGTTAGCAGTAAAAGAGAGCGAGGTTAATTTGCCAAACTTTGTTCCTCCGGTCGCTACATTTTTCACAGTTGCAAGTGACTATAACTTTACTGATCATAACTGTGGTCAATTAGCTTACATCTGCAATCCCACTATAGCACCATCTAGTTTACGCCTTTATGACTCGGATACAATTCCCGGATGGAATGGAACATTGCTTATGCCAACTTTAAAGGCTGGAAAAATCTATCAATTAATCCTTGATGATAACAGAACCAGCCTTGCCCTAGAACCAGCTGAAATGTTTAAGTCTGAAAATCGTTATAGGGATTTGGCTATCAGCCCTGACGGAAGTACGCTATTTGTAATCACAGACTCTAGTGGCCCTGCACAGGCCATAGGCGGAGGCGCAACTACAGAGCTTTGGAATCCCGGTTCCCTGCTTGAATTCAAGTATGTAGGAGGAAATAATAATAACAACATCACAGAGATACAATAGCATTTCCTTTTACAATAACAGTAACTTTCCGTCCTTTTTGATTATGAGACAACATGTAGAATTCTAATGTGTCATGTGATTCTGTATATAACCATACTCTATATGAAATGGTTAGATCATTTTCAAAAACGATATTTGATTGAGATTCCTAATAATATGACTTGATTAAAGAAAATACACGATGTGAATTCTTTGCAGAATCTGTCTGCAATTGTGGATATTGTTGTATTGATGGATAAGAAGAAACAAAATTAAGTTTTCTAATACGTCAAATTGTTTATCTCTCAAAATCCTCGATTGTCGACAATAAGTCATCGTCCATCAATCCACCACCTCTATTTTTATTTATTTCAAGAATTCTAAATAGGTGGTTCCATGAATTATCTTTAATGTAATAACAGAATAGGCAAGTCTACATTACCAATTATCTTTCTAGTTTGACTAAATAGTGAGTTTATCCAAGAATCCATATGAGAAGACGATATGATAAGCAAATCGTACTTTGATTCGTTTATTTCCTTGACAATTTCATCTGGAATGAATCCCGGTCTAATCTTGTAGGATACTCTATTTTTAAAGCCGGCGCTCTCAATTTCCTTAATTTTGTCTTCCATTGATTTAACTATTTTGCCATCTATATTTACAGAGTAATTTTGATATTTAGTATTTGAGCTAATAGTATCATCATACTTATTTGAAATATCAATGCTAGAATTTTCCAGTTTATCTATATTTCCAATTACTTGTAGAATAACAATTTCGGCTTTTGAAATATTGGGTAAATAAATGGAATAATTGATTGCCTTATCCGATTTCTCACTACCGTCATAAGTTACCAATATTTTATCAATAGAAGGTTTACCTGATTTGTCTCCTAAATTAGAATCATTACTGCCTGGCATGATATCACTTGATTCTTTATCAACGGGAATGATGGCTGACTTATTTGTGGGTACAATATCGCTATTTGTAGCCATAAATTTATTTATCTAACATACTATTTATACAAAAACAACCATTAGAAAGTTCCGGTTTTATATGCATTGATCAGATAAAACAAGATAATTTTATGGAATGAATTATCGTATATTAGTTTTTGGTATATTGATTACTCAAGATAGCGCCATTTTCTATGACTGAGTCAATGACATTAGTTAATGCTCCTACCATGAGAAACAGTTATATTGCCTGTTACTTCACTAGATATTAATTATCCGTTAAGCAATAGCTCTCGTCAAGCTATTTTTTTATTCTATTTGTTTTAATGCTTCTTTAATTAGTTCCAGATTTTCGCCAATATAACTTCTAATAGTTTGAATATTTGATTCATAATAGCTAGTTTGAAACCGTGATTCTTCTTCTACAGCATCTGGAAGATAGTCAAGGTCATCCGGATAGTCAATTTGTAGATCTACATCCTCTTTTCTTAATCCTATCTCCATTCTGTCAGAATTACAAGTAATATCAATTATTCCTAACTTCCGTAATGCTGAATCTATTCTAACCTTGAAAATGTCGTCAGAGATAAAGACAATTTTATTGATTAAAAGAGACATTCTATACTTTACCTACTTCGATGTTGAAACTATTTAATCAAAATTCTAATACTAAATGTAGGTAATGATAGACTATTAGTGAAATTAGTTTCGATGCGGTTAATAGGATATTACAATTCCTAATGTCTTTTTGGAATCTCGTGTACTTATTATATTTACAAGAAAGGTGTTAAGAAAATTTACCCTCGAGTCATGTGTTTTTTAATGATATGTCTTGAAGGATTAGACTTCATGGTTATCTATATTTGTAAATAGACTCGACCATTTCTTGACATGATTTAGTTTAGATCTCTGTTTAATATAGAACAATGCTTTGACAACCTTTCTTGTGCATAATCCAAGAAATATAATTCATAACTAATGAACACTAATGGCGTTCTGATTCTTAAAATCAATAAGATAGAATGTTTTTAAGGTATAGATTTATCATCAAATTTATGTAGCCCATCTTGCTAAGATCACTGATTAAATAGTTTATTGATTGTTTATGAATACTAGCTTCCACGACTAGTAAAAGAAGTTTGACCAGCTTCGATAGGCTCATAAATGAAAATACATTTCATATCAAAGATTGGAATCAACGACAACAAGTAGGCTCCTCAATGAAAGAGCATGCATAAGCTTTCATTGAGAGGCCTTTCATAGGAATACGACAAAAAAATGACAATTCTTCTATTCTAAATAGTTTTCAGTAGCTGTTAACGTATTTTTCTAAATAAGGTATCAAGATAATAATAAAACAATCTATCTTTTGTAATTATAACTTGAAACATACAGTGTTTAAAAGAAATGTTGTAAAATGATAAATATTGAATAATAAAGATTTTATTTTAAATCAGGTAATGTGGATTGGTATATCACTAGGAATAAGTTTACTGATATCTTTATTTGTTCCATTTCCTTATTCGTTGATAGTTATAATCATAGTTTTTGTTTTAATGGGTTATTTCTTTAGAAGGAGAAGAATAATTGGTAGTAGAAGAATATGATTCTTTTATTGAATTTATATTTACCCCCAAGTCACACCTTTTTTGATAAGTTTATTTTCTAGAAGGGAATATAGAATCCTATTATTTTCCTTCAATTTTGAATAAGAAATGGGCTTGAATCTCTTATTACCTCTTATGGTAGAGTAAATTCGGGATTTAGGATCGAATCTTAGTTTCTTCAAGTCATTGCAATTTTGGAGCCAATCTTTTAGGATATTAAAAGTATCTTCTTCTGAAAGATGTTTGACATTTAGTAAATAAGGAACTAAAATTGCCCATAAACAATAGTTTCTTTGGTCTTCCATCGGAGTCTTTAATAAGTTCTCAATCCAGTCAATAACAAAATTACACTCTGATAGTTTACGAAGATTCTTTTTCTTACTCAGTCTTTCCAACTGTTGAGAATAATTTATTTCCTCTTGTACGATCCACCGTCGAAAGTCTTTCAGTAACAATTGAATCGGTAATCTTTTGCCATCCCATTT from Candidatus Nitrosocosmicus hydrocola carries:
- a CDS encoding universal stress protein, encoding MATNSDIVPTNKSAIIPVDKESSDIMPGSNDSNLGDKSGKPSIDKILVTYDGSEKSDKAINYSIYLPNISKAEIVILQVIGNIDKLENSSIDISNKYDDTISSNTKYQNYSVNIDGKIVKSMEDKIKEIESAGFKNRVSYKIRPGFIPDEIVKEINESKYDLLIISSSHMDSWINSLFSQTRKIIGNVDLPILLLH
- a CDS encoding glucose/sorbosone family PQQ-dependent dehydrogenase; the protein is MKVIKTSNILATTFSLLLLTMMPTTITNYLSSPQSSSLNLVYSQETPEAAPMNDNDSRVSQNITSQQQQPINTASLQLPSQEGFKVRVLASNFSEPHNIIYGPDNILWITERLGKSITLVDPNNGTILSNMTVPGVHQSGGQDGLMGMVLDPNFNNNGQLYVAYTYDAANNSSSNSDNELERLTKITRFTFDKTTSTINEPVDIISGLQGSIDHNSGRLAFGSDGKLYYTIGDQGKNQLSLYCQDIEAQTLPTAEEVANQNWTAYQGKVLRMNPDGSIPEDNPVIEGVQSHIFTFGHRNPQGLAVGPDGNMYAAEHGPNSDDEVNRLQAGGNYGWPYIAGYQDDQAYRYVNWSSAGEQCPQLDSRNVTAGIEAGVLAVKESEVNLPNFVPPVATFFTVASDYNFTDHNCGQLAYICNPTIAPSSLRLYDSDTIPGWNGTLLMPTLKAGKIYQLILDDNRTSLALEPAEMFKSENRYRDLAISPDGSTLFVITDSSGPAQAIGGGATTELWNPGSLLEFKYVGGNNNNNITEIQ
- a CDS encoding DUF5678 domain-containing protein; the protein is MENLDDFAKSDLDKLEKLAQNFRWIGSHYEYLKQKYDKQYVAIKDEKVLDNDSKMEKLVNRLNIQNYDKSIAIDFISKQ
- a CDS encoding response regulator, producing the protein MQKSILLVEDNPEQSVIFTTFLKRKGLNVVTFCNSNEALENFKANINLYSLVLTDFKMESMNGIEFAKEVRRLRGNAIIIIMITAYPIRDLIENKEVATLFDRVIMKPFSLKSLDSILSFYLQKTN
- a CDS encoding 4Fe-4S dicluster domain-containing protein, whose translation is MTIDPDFPKNHKVIGKHSTSDGDYFHLVWGPGRSDAESSTNKEVQDAYKTRGEEYVPLGVHGTYVAVDWDSCISDGACIEACPVQVYQWYRSEQDVPAIEMVNAVSEGTGDDHNREGRKDYTDKPDPIREKACIWCMACVTVCPTTSIKVDEANLTVHEEEATKLAQA
- a CDS encoding response regulator, producing the protein MTYNHPPSILIVEDEPELCRIYKQYLKGSGFKVVSFTNPSLAFDYYTQNISKFAVVVTDVRMTGMSGIELACKIRKLNRGLKIFLITGYDIDDRVKNSKEYGDAHIDKVLEKPFKLKTLKEFIDDYKMLTH